In Phycisphaerae bacterium, a single genomic region encodes these proteins:
- a CDS encoding winged helix-turn-helix domain-containing protein — protein MKTLFDIKPLSANTDPISSFETAEKNRPTINEQAFKVLKALTEHNGVTSLELSEKSGIDYAVCARRLPDLRRYGAVQNCAHPCGREICNVCTLAMFKNYKGEKRIIWYVKEVK, from the coding sequence ATGAAAACTCTTTTTGACATTAAACCTTTATCAGCAAACACCGACCCGATAAGCAGTTTTGAAACTGCCGAGAAGAACAGGCCGACTATAAATGAACAGGCGTTTAAGGTGCTTAAAGCATTGACCGAACATAATGGCGTTACAAGTCTTGAACTGTCTGAAAAGTCGGGCATTGATTATGCTGTTTGTGCAAGAAGATTACCTGATTTGCGAAGATACGGTGCAGTCCAGAATTGCGCACACCCTTGCGGTAGAGAAATCTGTAATGTGTGTACCCTTGCAATGTTTAAGAATTACAAGGGCGAGAAAAGAATAATATGGTATGTGAAAGAGGTGAAATAA